A single region of the Chloroflexota bacterium genome encodes:
- a CDS encoding type I restriction endonuclease subunit R, translated as MNLKQYSTQSEKLFLADLWPEFATQEGEKALDERVWVIVRQATMQDHTRRADLVGFVNGLPLVLIELKAAHRRLETAFTGNLRDYKDTVPQLFWPNALIILSNGSHSRVGSVTAGWEHFDEWKKVGSEDEEGRVSLETMLRGVCEPARLLDLVENFSLFQEVPGGLIKLTAKNHQYLGVNNALEALADIRQRDGKLGVFWHTQGSGKSVAMIFFAQKVLRKVPGNWTFVVVTDRQELDGQIYKNFASAGVVTEGRAQAESSKHLRQLLSEDHRYVFTLIHKFRTEKGEAHPVLSERRDIIVITDEAHRSQYDTLALNMRTALPNAGFLAFTGTPLIVGEEKTRQVFGEYISVYDFQQSVADGSTVRLYYENRIPELQLVNENLNADMERLLEAAELDESQEKKLEREFAREYHLITRDDRLEAVAKDLVAHFTGRGFQGKAMVVCIDKATAIRMYDKVKKHWGEKVAALQAERAGADGDARREIEERIARMEETDMAVVVSQGQNEIQEMSTKGLDIRPHRKRIVEEDLETKFKDPDDPFRLVFVCAMWMTGFDVPICSTLYLDKPMRNHTLMQTIARANRVYPGKVSGLIVDYAGVFRNLERALAIYGAGGGGTKPVEDKSALVAALRQALEETRNLCQEQGVRLKAFQTAGGFERVGLLDDAVEALVASEEIKRRYLDLANTVQRLYKAVLPDPAAHEFAAEVTPVQVIAEKIRALTPLADISLVMQQVEGLLDRSIATEGYIIREVSLPYGDEHWVDLSRIDFEKLAKKFMTGRKRTLNEKLKGTVAQKLMAMVRLNRTRMDYLERFQQMIDAYNAGSLNAEEFFQQLVAFAKSLNEEEQRAVGEQLNEEELALFDLLTKPEIELSEADREKVKATARELLNTLKAGKLVLDWRKRQQARAEVRVTIEKLLDQGLPKAYTPELFEQKTTAVFQHVYEAYYGAGRSVYAAA; from the coding sequence GTGAACCTCAAGCAGTACTCGACACAGTCTGAAAAGCTGTTCCTGGCCGACCTCTGGCCGGAATTCGCAACCCAGGAAGGCGAGAAGGCCCTCGACGAGAGAGTGTGGGTGATCGTGCGCCAGGCGACCATGCAAGATCACACCCGCCGAGCCGACCTGGTGGGTTTTGTCAACGGCCTGCCCCTGGTTCTGATCGAACTCAAGGCTGCCCACCGCCGCCTGGAGACTGCCTTCACCGGCAACCTGCGCGACTACAAGGACACCGTGCCGCAGCTTTTCTGGCCCAACGCCCTGATTATCCTCTCCAACGGGAGCCACAGCCGCGTGGGCAGCGTGACCGCAGGCTGGGAGCACTTTGACGAGTGGAAAAAGGTGGGCAGCGAGGACGAGGAGGGCAGGGTCTCGCTGGAGACCATGCTGCGCGGCGTCTGCGAACCGGCGCGGCTGCTGGACCTGGTGGAGAACTTCAGCCTGTTTCAGGAAGTGCCGGGCGGGCTGATCAAACTGACGGCCAAGAATCACCAATATTTGGGAGTCAATAACGCTCTGGAGGCCCTGGCCGACATCCGGCAAAGGGACGGCAAGCTGGGCGTCTTCTGGCATACCCAGGGCAGCGGCAAGAGCGTGGCGATGATTTTCTTTGCACAGAAGGTGCTACGCAAGGTTCCGGGCAACTGGACCTTTGTGGTGGTCACCGACCGGCAGGAGCTGGACGGGCAGATTTACAAGAACTTCGCCTCGGCGGGGGTGGTGACCGAAGGCCGCGCCCAGGCGGAAAGCAGCAAGCACCTGCGGCAGTTGCTCAGCGAGGATCACCGCTATGTCTTCACCCTGATCCACAAGTTCCGCACCGAGAAGGGCGAGGCCCACCCGGTGCTCTCGGAGCGGCGTGACATCATCGTCATCACCGACGAGGCCCACCGCAGCCAGTACGATACCCTGGCGCTGAACATGCGCACGGCCCTGCCCAACGCCGGATTCCTCGCCTTTACCGGCACACCGCTGATCGTGGGCGAGGAGAAGACCCGGCAGGTCTTCGGCGAATACATCAGCGTCTATGACTTCCAGCAGTCGGTGGCCGACGGCTCCACAGTGCGGCTCTACTACGAGAACCGCATCCCCGAGCTGCAACTGGTAAACGAGAATCTCAACGCGGACATGGAGCGCCTGCTGGAAGCGGCGGAACTGGACGAGTCGCAAGAGAAGAAACTGGAGCGGGAATTTGCCCGCGAATATCACCTGATCACCCGCGACGACCGGCTGGAGGCGGTGGCCAAAGACCTGGTCGCGCATTTCACCGGGCGGGGCTTTCAGGGCAAGGCCATGGTGGTCTGTATCGACAAGGCCACTGCCATTCGCATGTACGACAAGGTGAAGAAGCACTGGGGCGAGAAGGTTGCGGCGTTGCAGGCGGAACGGGCCGGGGCGGACGGCGACGCCCGGCGGGAGATTGAAGAGCGCATCGCCCGGATGGAAGAGACCGACATGGCGGTGGTCGTCTCTCAGGGACAGAACGAGATCCAGGAGATGAGCACGAAGGGGTTGGACATCCGCCCGCACCGCAAGCGCATCGTGGAGGAGGACCTGGAGACGAAATTCAAGGACCCGGACGACCCCTTCCGGCTGGTGTTTGTCTGCGCCATGTGGATGACCGGCTTCGACGTGCCGATCTGTTCGACCCTGTACCTCGACAAGCCCATGCGCAACCATACACTGATGCAGACAATCGCCCGGGCCAACCGGGTTTATCCTGGCAAGGTGAGCGGCCTGATCGTGGACTATGCCGGGGTGTTCCGCAATCTGGAGCGGGCGCTGGCCATCTACGGCGCGGGCGGCGGAGGCACTAAGCCCGTCGAGGACAAGTCCGCATTGGTGGCGGCATTGCGGCAGGCGCTGGAAGAAACCCGAAACCTATGCCAGGAACAGGGGGTGAGACTGAAGGCCTTCCAGACCGCTGGGGGATTTGAGCGTGTCGGCCTGCTCGATGACGCCGTGGAGGCTCTGGTGGCATCAGAGGAGATCAAGCGCCGCTACCTCGATCTGGCTAACACCGTGCAGCGGCTCTATAAGGCCGTGCTGCCCGATCCGGCCGCGCATGAGTTTGCCGCCGAGGTGACACCCGTGCAGGTCATCGCCGAGAAAATCCGCGCCCTGACCCCGCTGGCGGACATTTCTCTGGTCATGCAGCAGGTGGAAGGCCTGCTCGACCGCTCCATCGCCACGGAGGGCTACATCATCCGCGAGGTAAGCCTGCCCTATGGCGACGAGCATTGGGTTGACCTGAGCAGAATTGACTTCGAGAAGCTGGCCAAGAAATTCATGACGGGCCGCAAGCGCACACTGAACGAGAAACTCAAGGGAACGGTGGCGCAAAAGCTCATGGCCATGGTGCGGCTAAACCGCACGCGCATGGATTATCTGGAACGATTCCAGCAGATGATTGACGCCTACAACGCGGGCAGCCTCAATGCCGAGGAGTTTTTCCAACAACTGGTGGCCTTTGCCAAGAGCCTGAATGAAGAAGAACAGCGGGCCGTTGGCGAACAACTTAATGAAGAAGAGTTAGCGCTCTTCGACCTCTTGACTAAGCCGGAGATTGAACTGAGCGAGGCGGACAGGGAGAAGGTCAAAGCCACCGCTCGGGAGCTGCTGAACACGCTCAAGGCGGGCAAACTGGTGCTCGATTGGCGCAAACGCCAGCAGGCCCGCGCCGAGGTGCGGGTGACCATCGAGAAACTACTGGACCAGGGGTTGCCGAAAGCCTACACGCCGGAGCTGTTCGAGCAAAAGACCACCGCCGTGTTCCAGCACGTCTATGAGGCTTACTATGGCGCCGGGCGCAGTGTGTATGCCGCGGCATGA
- a CDS encoding RDD family protein, producing the protein MYCIKCGATNDDQARFCRSCGITLQAAGVGTGTPAALYSAVQYAGFWRRLGASLIDGLLVSVVVLVIYFILILSAGLVGLVVGYIADLIGVWLYYALMESSSRQATLGKMALGIIVTDTEGQRVSFAKATGRHFGKIVSGIILYIGFIMIAFTEKKQGLHDIMANCLVVIKK; encoded by the coding sequence ATGTATTGCATCAAATGCGGGGCGACAAACGATGACCAGGCCCGTTTTTGCCGCTCGTGCGGAATAACTCTGCAGGCAGCCGGCGTCGGAACGGGCACTCCAGCAGCACTTTATTCAGCCGTTCAGTACGCAGGCTTCTGGAGGCGGCTAGGGGCTAGTTTGATTGATGGACTGCTTGTAAGTGTGGTGGTTTTGGTCATCTACTTCATCCTCATCTTGTCGGCAGGACTGGTAGGATTAGTCGTTGGCTACATAGCAGACTTAATCGGGGTATGGCTATATTATGCGTTGATGGAGAGCTCATCCCGTCAGGCAACTCTTGGCAAGATGGCACTGGGTATCATAGTCACTGACACTGAAGGTCAGCGGGTTTCCTTTGCAAAGGCGACCGGAAGACACTTCGGCAAGATTGTCTCGGGCATAATACTGTATATAGGGTTTATCATGATCGCCTTCACGGAGAAGAAGCAGGGGCTGCACGATATCATGGCGAACTGCCTCGTGGTGATCAAGAAGTAG
- a CDS encoding nitrous oxide-stimulated promoter family protein yields the protein MNRRHPRITRESKTIAVMIDLYCHSQHGIDRPCPECSELMVYAKERLEKCPFQEGKTTCAKCPVHCFKPAMRDKIRTVMRYSGPRMLHRHPLLAICHFVDRSRKEPVRPH from the coding sequence GTGAACAGGAGACATCCCAGAATAACCAGGGAAAGCAAGACCATCGCAGTCATGATAGATCTCTACTGTCACAGCCAACACGGAATTGATAGACCATGCCCTGAATGTAGTGAGCTCATGGTCTATGCTAAGGAGCGTCTTGAGAAATGCCCATTCCAGGAGGGCAAGACGACTTGTGCCAAATGTCCTGTCCATTGTTTCAAGCCTGCTATGAGAGACAAGATCAGAACCGTAATGCGGTATTCTGGGCCTCGCATGCTTCACAGACATCCCCTCCTGGCAATATGTCACTTCGTGGATCGATCAAGGAAAGAACCAGTTCGCCCTCATTAG
- a CDS encoding CoA transferase, which translates to MNDKHSGQQPLRGVRALEWGAFHAGPGGLAILGDLGAEVIKIELPKTGDPIRGLVRFGNVPVAKDGHSIFYEGANRHKKSIALDLSKEEGKQIAYRLVSKCDIFVTNFRAKAVKKQRMTYEDLCQVNPRLIYAAVSAFGSRGPDRDAGGFDFLGQARSGLMLAVGEPDMPPLIAQFGLIDQMTSITISHAILTALYARERTGLGQEVKVSLLSSAMFLQYFNVLNALIMDQDVPRHQHKSTDPLRNYYKCRDGKWLCITVAHHPTAWRNFCLAIDHPELEHDGRFKNWERRFENRDDFIAFLDTVFVSRTRDEWVPILSERDVFCSPVNTAMELIKDPQTTANEYIVETSHRLFGNIKVPAYPVEFSKTPASPGFTAPKLGEHTREILRDIAGYSETEIARFQNDGVIDGAG; encoded by the coding sequence ATGAATGACAAGCATTCTGGCCAGCAGCCGCTGAGAGGTGTTCGCGCCCTGGAGTGGGGGGCCTTTCACGCCGGGCCGGGAGGCCTCGCTATCTTGGGTGACTTGGGGGCCGAAGTCATCAAGATAGAGCTTCCCAAGACCGGCGACCCCATTCGCGGGTTGGTCCGCTTCGGCAACGTCCCCGTGGCCAAGGACGGTCACAGCATCTTCTACGAGGGAGCCAACCGCCACAAGAAGAGCATTGCCCTGGATCTGAGTAAGGAAGAGGGCAAGCAGATCGCCTACCGCCTGGTATCGAAGTGCGACATATTTGTGACCAACTTCCGCGCCAAAGCCGTGAAGAAGCAGCGCATGACCTATGAGGACCTGTGTCAGGTCAATCCCAGGCTGATATACGCTGCCGTGTCCGCCTTCGGATCAAGAGGCCCCGACAGGGATGCCGGAGGTTTTGATTTCCTCGGTCAGGCCAGATCGGGGCTCATGTTGGCCGTGGGCGAGCCAGACATGCCGCCTCTTATCGCCCAGTTTGGCTTGATCGACCAGATGACGTCCATCACCATCAGCCACGCTATCCTGACCGCCCTCTATGCCAGAGAGCGCACCGGCCTGGGGCAAGAAGTGAAGGTATCTCTGCTGAGTTCCGCCATGTTCCTGCAGTACTTCAATGTCCTCAACGCCCTCATCATGGATCAGGACGTGCCGCGCCACCAGCACAAGTCCACTGACCCGCTGCGGAACTACTACAAGTGCCGGGATGGCAAATGGCTCTGCATAACAGTGGCCCACCATCCCACCGCCTGGCGGAACTTCTGCCTGGCCATCGACCACCCGGAGTTGGAGCACGACGGCAGGTTCAAAAACTGGGAGAGAAGGTTCGAGAACCGCGATGATTTCATCGCCTTCCTGGACACGGTTTTCGTCTCCAGGACGCGGGACGAGTGGGTCCCCATCCTCTCCGAACGCGATGTCTTCTGCTCTCCGGTGAACACCGCGATGGAGTTGATCAAAGACCCGCAGACGACAGCCAACGAATACATCGTCGAGACGAGTCACCGACTGTTCGGCAATATCAAGGTGCCGGCTTATCCCGTTGAGTTCAGCAAGACACCTGCCAGCCCCGGTTTCACGGCGCCCAAGCTGGGCGAGCATACCCGGGAGATACTGCGGGATATTGCCGGCTACAGCGAGACGGAAATCGCCAGGTTTCAGAATGATGGGGTGATCGACGGGGCCGGGTAG
- a CDS encoding DUF3795 domain-containing protein: MMESSDLIAYCGLYCGDCVMHKGEVADLARDLRKKLREAKFARVAQGLSKVFKDFEDYDRCYQVLGAMVRLRCKRTCRAGGGPPACKMRNCCRKKVIQGCWECGEFESCQKLEFLASSHGDAHLKNLRKLSKQGVDSFLKGPREW; encoded by the coding sequence ATGATGGAAAGCAGTGACCTGATTGCCTATTGCGGGCTTTATTGCGGTGACTGTGTTATGCATAAGGGGGAGGTTGCTGACCTGGCCAGGGATTTGAGAAAGAAGCTGAGAGAGGCCAAGTTCGCCCGAGTGGCTCAGGGATTGTCCAAGGTCTTCAAGGACTTTGAGGACTACGACCGGTGTTACCAGGTTCTTGGCGCTATGGTGAGGTTGCGTTGCAAGCGGACTTGCCGGGCTGGTGGTGGACCGCCCGCGTGCAAAATGAGGAACTGTTGCCGGAAGAAGGTCATTCAGGGCTGCTGGGAGTGTGGGGAATTCGAATCCTGCCAGAAGCTGGAGTTCTTAGCGTCTTCTCACGGGGACGCTCACCTGAAGAACCTTCGGAAATTGAGTAAACAAGGCGTGGATAGTTTTCTCAAAGGTCCACGGGAGTGGTAA
- a CDS encoding response regulator transcription factor yields MTTVSGKTVLVVDDEPHVVEFIAMNLELEGFRVVRAANGYEALEKAAREMPDLVVLDIMMPDIDGFETLEKLRDISAIPVIFLSAKGEEVDRIRGLDLGADDYITKPFGPRELVSRIRAVLRRTEPATAAAGSEIAVDDELRINFDQRKVIVRGKEVRLRPTEYRLLYQLVTNAGKLMTHEMLLSRVWGTEYRDEDQYVRLYVTYLRQKIEKDPKNPRYILSERGLGYRFKEFGR; encoded by the coding sequence GTGACCACGGTTTCAGGCAAGACGGTGCTCGTAGTGGATGATGAGCCACATGTGGTGGAATTTATCGCTATGAACCTGGAACTGGAGGGGTTTCGAGTGGTCAGGGCCGCCAATGGCTATGAGGCACTGGAGAAGGCAGCCAGGGAGATGCCCGACCTGGTGGTCCTGGACATCATGATGCCCGACATAGATGGGTTTGAAACCCTTGAAAAGCTCCGGGACATATCGGCGATTCCGGTCATCTTCCTTAGTGCCAAGGGAGAAGAGGTTGACCGTATCAGAGGTCTTGACCTGGGCGCTGACGATTACATCACCAAACCCTTCGGCCCGAGGGAGCTGGTTTCCCGCATAAGGGCGGTGCTCAGGAGGACAGAGCCGGCAACAGCGGCAGCCGGATCAGAGATCGCGGTTGATGATGAACTGCGGATCAACTTCGACCAGCGTAAGGTCATCGTCCGGGGGAAGGAGGTCCGCCTGAGGCCTACCGAGTACCGCTTGCTCTATCAACTGGTAACTAATGCCGGGAAACTAATGACCCATGAGATGCTGCTTTCCAGGGTGTGGGGAACGGAGTATCGTGATGAGGATCAGTACGTGCGGCTCTATGTAACCTATCTGAGGCAGAAGATAGAGAAAGACCCCAAGAACCCCAGGTACATCCTCAGCGAGCGGGGCCTCGGCTACCGCTTCAAAGAATTCGGAAGGTAG
- a CDS encoding ATP-binding protein gives MEISHMTPQQPDLQATVRMILRNAIEALGGIAGVVATWSESEHRFVASDFYGLDGKALDQLLPLLDEAIPDLATSARNFNLLSALNLGPPLPTSDQGVILNPIIALPLQIGNRSVGLIYILRRLEADSFSRLDQATLTAFARQAAIAIDNARLVQVLSDEKDKMESMLEGSAEGIMSIDARRRIVGFNSAMEKLTGYSRGTVMGQPCYEMLNLRDWEGRSICNTTRCPMLIRGEGCLPTCELQGRIQAADGQDIEVAMVYSVVRSRDRGQPLRAVINVRDITRLREVENLRSAFLSMLGHELQTPLSIIKGYTGTLARSDARWNKKTLRSGLQVIEEECDRLSKLVNRLLLASRIETRTVTLKKEEVQLPTLAGKVVRRLEATTDNHTFGIDFDPDFPAVHADPDRMEEVITNLVDNAIKYSPRGGKITITGKADSANVKLTVADEGIGISGRDLEHIFERFRRGDNSQVKKVRGMGLGLYICKSIIEAHGGKIEISSELGKGSRFTFTLPLQESL, from the coding sequence ATGGAAATTTCACACATGACACCACAGCAGCCTGATCTTCAAGCCACGGTACGGATGATTCTGAGGAATGCCATCGAAGCTCTTGGGGGTATCGCCGGTGTGGTAGCTACCTGGAGCGAGTCAGAGCACCGCTTCGTGGCCAGCGATTTCTACGGGCTGGATGGAAAGGCCCTGGACCAGCTATTACCCTTGCTAGACGAGGCCATACCTGACCTGGCGACAAGTGCCCGTAACTTCAACCTGCTGTCGGCACTCAACCTGGGGCCCCCTCTGCCTACCTCTGACCAGGGGGTCATCCTGAATCCTATAATCGCGCTGCCGCTGCAGATCGGCAACAGGTCGGTGGGCCTTATCTATATACTGCGCCGCCTGGAAGCAGATTCCTTCTCCAGACTCGATCAGGCCACACTAACCGCCTTCGCGAGGCAAGCTGCCATTGCCATCGATAATGCCAGGCTGGTCCAGGTGCTCTCCGATGAGAAAGACAAGATGGAGTCCATGCTGGAGGGAAGTGCCGAGGGCATCATGAGCATCGACGCCAGACGCAGGATCGTGGGCTTCAATTCGGCCATGGAGAAGCTCACCGGTTATTCCAGAGGAACAGTGATGGGCCAACCGTGCTATGAGATGTTGAATCTGCGCGACTGGGAAGGGAGATCGATCTGCAACACGACCAGGTGCCCCATGCTGATACGTGGAGAAGGTTGCCTGCCCACCTGTGAGTTACAGGGAAGGATTCAGGCAGCGGATGGGCAAGACATCGAAGTGGCCATGGTCTATTCCGTGGTCCGCTCCCGTGACCGGGGGCAGCCGCTGAGAGCCGTGATCAATGTTCGCGACATCACGCGGCTGCGGGAGGTCGAAAACCTGAGATCGGCCTTTCTCTCCATGCTGGGTCACGAGCTACAGACACCGCTCTCCATCATCAAGGGCTACACCGGTACCCTGGCCCGGAGCGACGCCAGGTGGAATAAGAAAACGCTGCGCAGTGGTCTCCAGGTGATCGAAGAGGAGTGTGACCGCCTGAGCAAGCTGGTAAACAGGCTGCTGCTCGCCTCGCGCATCGAGACCCGCACGGTGACCCTGAAAAAGGAGGAGGTACAACTACCCACCCTGGCCGGCAAGGTGGTGCGCCGGCTTGAGGCTACCACTGATAATCACACCTTCGGGATAGATTTTGATCCCGACTTCCCCGCGGTACACGCCGACCCGGACCGGATGGAAGAGGTCATCACCAACCTGGTGGATAATGCTATCAAATACTCGCCCCGCGGCGGCAAGATAACCATCACTGGTAAGGCAGATAGCGCCAATGTGAAGTTAACGGTGGCCGATGAGGGTATAGGTATTTCAGGGAGGGACCTGGAGCATATCTTCGAGCGCTTCCGCAGAGGAGACAACAGCCAGGTGAAGAAGGTGCGGGGAATGGGACTGGGACTATATATCTGCAAATCAATAATCGAAGCTCACGGGGGCAAGATAGAGATATCCAGCGAATTGGGAAAAGGTTCGCGCTTTACCTTCACCCTCCCTTTGCAGGAGAGCCTCTAA
- the groES gene encoding co-chaperone GroES: MSAKAKTTSKLEPLGDRVVIKPAKREEMTKTGLVLPETAKEKPQEGEVVAIGPGKMTDEGNRIAMDVKVGDVVVYAKYAGTEFKLDEEELIIVRESDILAKKS; encoded by the coding sequence ATGTCAGCAAAGGCAAAGACAACCAGTAAGCTCGAGCCGCTTGGAGACCGGGTAGTGATTAAGCCAGCCAAGCGGGAGGAGATGACCAAGACGGGCCTTGTGCTTCCAGAGACGGCCAAGGAAAAGCCCCAGGAGGGTGAGGTTGTTGCCATCGGTCCCGGCAAGATGACTGATGAGGGCAACCGGATTGCCATGGATGTCAAGGTGGGAGATGTGGTGGTTTACGCTAAGTATGCGGGGACCGAGTTTAAGCTTGATGAAGAAGAATTGATCATCGTTCGCGAAAGCGACATTCTAGCCAAGAAGAGTTAG
- the groL gene encoding chaperonin GroEL (60 kDa chaperone family; promotes refolding of misfolded polypeptides especially under stressful conditions; forms two stacked rings of heptamers to form a barrel-shaped 14mer; ends can be capped by GroES; misfolded proteins enter the barrel where they are refolded when GroES binds), which yields MAKKIIFGQEARTALKKGVDTLADAVRPTLGPKGRPVALDKKWGPPTVINDGVSIAKEIDLPDPFENMGAQLLKQASSKTNDKCGDGTTTSTLLAQAIVAGGFRNITAGADAMAIKRGIEKGVLILIEELKKKAISVSGKEQIAQVATISAVDAQIGSLIADVMEKVGKDGVITVEESKGLQFETEFVEGMKFDRGYISPYFITNPDRMETVIEDPYILMTDKKISAVADILPALEKILQVSKNLVIIAEDIDGEALATLVVNKLRGTINCLAVKAPGFGDRRKAMLEDMATLTGGKVISEEVGRKLDSVVAADLGRARKVVADKDNCTFVEGKGSDEAIKARMKQIKAQIDETTSDFDREKLQERLAKLAGGVAVIKVGAATETELKEKKHRVEDALSATRAAVEEGILPGGGVALLNASVALEPLLKDGDEAVGIKVLKQAIEEPIKWIAFNAGAEGSVIVDAVKKGKPGYGYDAAKNEFGDMVKKGIIDPLKVVRTALENASSVAVMILTTEALVSDIPEKERAPAGPAMPEY from the coding sequence GTGGCAAAGAAGATAATTTTTGGACAGGAAGCCAGGACAGCCCTGAAGAAGGGTGTGGACACTCTGGCTGATGCTGTCAGACCAACCCTGGGACCAAAGGGCCGGCCGGTGGCCCTGGACAAGAAGTGGGGACCCCCGACGGTTATCAATGATGGCGTAAGCATTGCCAAGGAAATTGATCTTCCCGATCCATTCGAGAATATGGGGGCTCAGCTTCTGAAACAGGCTTCGTCGAAGACCAATGACAAGTGTGGTGATGGCACGACTACTTCAACGCTTCTGGCTCAGGCGATTGTCGCCGGCGGCTTCAGAAACATCACCGCCGGAGCAGATGCCATGGCTATCAAGCGGGGCATTGAGAAGGGCGTTCTTATCCTGATAGAGGAACTGAAGAAGAAGGCTATCTCTGTATCCGGCAAAGAGCAGATCGCTCAGGTAGCGACTATCTCTGCTGTTGATGCTCAGATCGGCAGCCTGATTGCCGATGTCATGGAGAAAGTGGGCAAGGACGGCGTCATCACTGTAGAGGAATCGAAGGGATTGCAGTTCGAAACCGAGTTTGTGGAAGGTATGAAGTTTGACCGTGGCTACATCAGCCCTTACTTCATCACCAACCCGGACCGCATGGAGACAGTTATTGAGGATCCCTACATTCTCATGACCGATAAGAAGATCTCCGCCGTAGCCGATATCCTGCCGGCACTGGAGAAGATACTCCAGGTGAGCAAAAACCTGGTGATCATTGCTGAAGATATTGATGGTGAGGCTCTGGCTACCCTGGTGGTCAACAAGCTGAGAGGCACTATTAATTGTCTGGCAGTGAAGGCCCCGGGCTTTGGCGATCGCCGCAAGGCTATGCTGGAGGATATGGCCACCCTCACTGGTGGTAAGGTGATCTCCGAGGAGGTCGGCAGAAAGCTCGACTCTGTAGTAGCGGCTGATCTGGGACGTGCCCGCAAGGTGGTGGCGGATAAGGACAACTGTACCTTCGTTGAAGGCAAGGGTTCTGATGAAGCTATCAAGGCCCGCATGAAGCAGATCAAGGCCCAGATTGATGAGACTACCTCTGACTTCGACCGCGAGAAGCTGCAGGAGCGGCTGGCCAAACTGGCTGGCGGCGTAGCCGTGATCAAGGTCGGCGCTGCGACGGAGACAGAGCTGAAAGAGAAGAAGCATCGCGTAGAGGATGCCCTCTCTGCTACCAGGGCTGCTGTGGAGGAAGGGATACTGCCCGGGGGTGGAGTAGCTTTGCTTAATGCCTCTGTTGCCCTTGAGCCCCTTTTGAAGGACGGCGATGAGGCTGTCGGCATCAAGGTTCTGAAACAGGCCATCGAAGAGCCGATCAAATGGATTGCCTTTAATGCCGGAGCCGAGGGCTCGGTGATAGTGGATGCGGTAAAGAAAGGCAAACCCGGATATGGCTATGATGCTGCCAAGAATGAGTTTGGGGATATGGTGAAGAAGGGGATCATCGACCCGTTGAAAGTGGTCCGCACGGCGCTGGAGAATGCTTCCAGTGTAGCTGTGATGATATTGACTACTGAAGCGTTGGTGAGTGATATCCCGGAGAAGGAAAGGGCCCCTGCTGGACCGGCCATGCCGGAGTACTAA
- a CDS encoding YkgJ family cysteine cluster protein: MEQSIPCLRCGECCREYQVRLDLMEAQRIADGLGIMWDKFLERYTDQAWPGTSSFLIRRENGACAFLEHLDEGKPACCRIHDFKPTSCREWSPGLYRRECRTGLSKHWGLAVTSSGQIGLRIE, from the coding sequence ATGGAACAATCGATTCCGTGCTTGCGTTGCGGTGAGTGTTGCAGAGAGTATCAGGTTCGCCTTGATTTGATGGAGGCGCAACGCATTGCTGATGGACTGGGGATTATGTGGGATAAGTTCCTGGAAAGGTACACTGATCAGGCCTGGCCGGGTACAAGCAGCTTTCTTATACGCCGTGAGAATGGGGCATGTGCTTTTCTGGAACACCTGGACGAGGGCAAGCCAGCCTGTTGCCGTATCCATGATTTTAAACCGACTTCCTGCCGGGAATGGTCGCCCGGCCTGTACCGGCGCGAGTGCCGAACAGGCTTGAGCAAACATTGGGGACTTGCGGTTACTTCTTCGGGGCAAATTGGCCTGAGGATAGAGTGA
- a CDS encoding zinc ribbon domain-containing protein has protein sequence MPTYEYQCNACSLRFELKRHFDEKVEADCPQCSSQARRLFSPVPIVFKGPGFYVTDNAAENSNLKSSGKRDEDKPADKKNESEPAKDKKNESEPARDRKSESEPAKEKRNEVTV, from the coding sequence ATGCCGACCTACGAGTATCAATGTAATGCGTGTTCTCTACGGTTTGAATTAAAAAGGCATTTTGATGAGAAAGTAGAGGCCGATTGCCCGCAGTGCTCCAGCCAGGCCCGCCGCCTGTTCTCTCCGGTGCCCATTGTTTTTAAGGGACCGGGGTTCTATGTGACCGACAATGCCGCAGAGAACAGCAACCTTAAGTCCAGTGGCAAGCGAGATGAGGACAAGCCGGCAGATAAGAAGAACGAGTCAGAACCGGCGAAGGACAAGAAGAACGAGTCAGAACCGGCGAGGGACAGGAAAAGCGAGTCGGAACCAGCGAAGGAAAAGAGGAACGAGGTTACGGTATGA